The nucleotide sequence ATGAAATCAGCTGCAGGGCAAGATGGAGAAGTAAAGGTCATATCCATATCAAGGTTACCCTCGTCATCTACATCAATCTTGTAAATCATACCAAGATCGTAAATATTCACAGGTATCTCGGGGTCGTAAACGGTCTTCAACACGTCAACGATTCTTTCTTCTATCTTTGTTTTCTCTTCTATTGTCATAATTAGTGATTCTTTTAATTGAATTATTCTTTTATCAAAGACAGGCACAACAACTACCATAAAAGCTTGCTTTCAAATAGTCG is from Prevotella melaninogenica and encodes:
- a CDS encoding metal-sulfur cluster assembly factor, with amino-acid sequence MTIEEKTKIEERIVDVLKTVYDPEIPVNIYDLGMIYKIDVDDEGNLDMDMTFTSPSCPAADFILEDVRTKVESVEGVKTANINLVFEPVWDQSMMTEEARVELGFE